The Gemmata palustris genome includes a region encoding these proteins:
- a CDS encoding DNA N-6-adenine-methyltransferase — protein sequence MTHGFNHVISESSKDEWLTPPHIIRALGQFDLDPCAPVNRPWEMASRHYTVDDDGLRQPWEGRVWCNPPYGAETFKWMNRCAEHGNAIGLIFARTETKGFHAEIWAKADAVFFFKGRLAFHHVDGTKAASANAPSCLIAYGQNNVAAIASSGLAGVLVKPIRATEDAASGCALSA from the coding sequence ATGACTCACGGCTTCAACCACGTCATCTCGGAGAGCAGCAAAGACGAGTGGCTCACCCCTCCGCACATCATCCGCGCCCTCGGCCAGTTCGACCTCGACCCGTGCGCCCCGGTTAACCGCCCGTGGGAAATGGCTTCGCGGCACTACACCGTGGACGACGACGGGCTGCGTCAACCGTGGGAAGGCCGGGTCTGGTGCAACCCGCCCTACGGTGCGGAAACCTTCAAGTGGATGAACCGCTGCGCCGAGCACGGCAACGCCATCGGGCTCATCTTCGCCCGGACGGAAACGAAGGGTTTTCACGCCGAAATCTGGGCGAAGGCCGACGCGGTGTTCTTCTTCAAGGGTCGGTTAGCCTTCCACCACGTTGACGGCACGAAGGCCGCGAGCGCGAACGCCCCGAGCTGTCTCATCGCCTACGGGCAGAACAACGTTGCCGCGATTGCCTCCTCCGGGTTGGCCGGAGTGTTGGTGAAGCCGATTCGAGCGACAGAGGACGCGGCTTCTGGCTGTGCGTTATCTGCTTGA
- a CDS encoding DNA cytosine methyltransferase yields the protein MTRLSHGISFSLLPSELIVDNFAGGGGASLGIEMALGRSPDIAINHDREAIAMHWANHPSTRHYCEDVWEVNPAEACAGRPVGLAWFSPDCKHFSKAKGGKPVSKKIRGLAWIVVKWAKAVQPRVIILENVEEFQDWGPLDDEGYPCPERKGKTFQRWLAQLRNLGYVVEWRELRACDYSAPTIRKRLFIVARRDGQRIVWPEPTHASPKKIGTDLFTSHLQPWRTAAECIDWSIPCPSIFERKKPLAENTLRRVAAGLRRYVIDAPEPFIISLTHHGGDRVEPLNEPFRTVTGAKRGEKALVTPYLVGAGGPTFSGKPRALNQPHGTLTADPHSAICVPTLIQTGYGEREGQAPRVPGIDKPLGTVVAGGPKHALVAAFLAKHYGGVVGHGVGQPIGTVTASDHHSLVTSNLVKLRGTCRDGQPVTDPMATISAQGLHLAEVRAFLVKYFGTDQDPRLDEPMHTVTAKHRFGLVTVYGEEYLIADIGLRMLTPRELYRAQGFHEEYIIDLEFEGKPLTKTAQVRMCGNSVSPPNAAAMVRAQFGLAPMGRAA from the coding sequence ATGACCAGACTCTCCCACGGCATCTCCTTCAGCCTCCTTCCGTCCGAACTCATCGTTGACAACTTCGCCGGTGGCGGCGGTGCCTCCCTCGGTATCGAGATGGCCCTCGGCCGCTCGCCGGACATCGCCATCAACCACGACCGCGAAGCCATCGCCATGCACTGGGCCAATCACCCGAGCACGCGGCACTACTGCGAGGACGTGTGGGAGGTGAACCCCGCCGAGGCCTGCGCCGGTCGTCCGGTCGGGCTGGCCTGGTTCTCTCCCGACTGCAAGCACTTCTCCAAGGCGAAGGGCGGCAAGCCGGTCAGCAAGAAGATCCGCGGCCTCGCGTGGATTGTGGTGAAGTGGGCAAAGGCCGTGCAGCCCCGCGTCATCATTCTGGAGAATGTCGAGGAGTTTCAGGACTGGGGGCCGCTCGACGACGAGGGCTACCCATGCCCCGAGCGGAAGGGAAAGACGTTCCAGCGGTGGCTCGCCCAGCTCCGGAACCTCGGCTACGTCGTCGAGTGGCGCGAGTTGCGGGCGTGCGATTACTCCGCGCCCACCATCCGGAAGCGGCTGTTTATCGTCGCACGGCGGGACGGACAGCGCATCGTGTGGCCGGAGCCGACCCACGCCAGCCCGAAGAAAATAGGCACCGACCTCTTCACCAGCCACCTGCAACCGTGGCGGACGGCGGCCGAGTGCATCGACTGGTCCATCCCGTGTCCGAGCATCTTCGAACGGAAGAAGCCACTCGCCGAAAACACGCTTCGCCGTGTGGCTGCAGGCCTTCGCCGGTACGTAATCGACGCACCGGAGCCGTTCATCATCAGCCTGACACATCATGGCGGCGACCGGGTGGAACCGCTGAATGAGCCGTTCCGCACCGTGACGGGCGCGAAGCGGGGCGAGAAGGCGTTGGTGACGCCTTACCTCGTAGGGGCGGGCGGCCCGACTTTTTCCGGCAAGCCGCGTGCCCTGAACCAGCCGCACGGAACACTGACCGCTGACCCGCATTCCGCCATTTGCGTCCCCACCCTTATCCAGACCGGGTACGGTGAGCGGGAAGGCCAGGCACCGCGAGTCCCGGGCATCGACAAGCCGCTCGGGACGGTGGTCGCCGGTGGGCCGAAGCACGCCTTGGTGGCTGCGTTTCTCGCCAAGCACTATGGCGGAGTAGTCGGCCACGGTGTCGGGCAGCCCATCGGCACGGTGACAGCTTCCGACCACCACAGCCTGGTCACATCAAACCTCGTGAAGCTGCGCGGCACCTGCCGCGACGGCCAGCCAGTTACCGACCCGATGGCGACGATCAGCGCCCAGGGCCTCCACCTCGCCGAGGTGCGGGCTTTTCTGGTCAAGTACTTCGGCACCGACCAGGACCCGCGGCTCGACGAACCGATGCACACCGTCACGGCAAAGCACCGCTTTGGGTTGGTGACGGTTTACGGGGAGGAGTACCTAATTGCCGACATCGGCCTGCGGATGCTGACGCCCCGCGAACTGTACCGCGCACAGGGTTTCCATGAAGAGTACATCATCGACCTAGAGTTTGAAGGGAAACCGCTGACGAAGACGGCCCAGGTGCGGATGTGCGGCAACTCGGTCAGCCCCCCGAACGCGGCGGCGATGGTACGGGCGCAGTTCGGGCTGGCGCCGATGGGGCGGGCAGCATGA
- a CDS encoding ParB/RepB/Spo0J family partition protein, producing the protein MPKLENKPLSWLKPDPNQPRKSFIEAELRLLGESLRRKQLQPVLCQPDGTIIAGERRWRAATLVGLPTLEVKIADEVLTDSQKRVWQLVENMLRADLTGYEQWTACAELMCMNAGWQMKDAAEALGLDPSTITRILSPSKCVQEWQDALRDGKVGITDCYSASKLPQEKQAGLLALKLSGASRDHLEAVVKKARSTSASTVKLAKVRCPLSTGTVVTVQGAEMGLDELIEALQSTLESARRANKEQIDVKTWARVMADKAKVAV; encoded by the coding sequence ATGCCGAAGCTCGAAAACAAGCCACTCTCGTGGCTCAAGCCTGACCCCAACCAGCCGCGCAAGTCGTTCATCGAGGCCGAATTGCGTCTCCTCGGCGAATCGCTGCGGCGCAAGCAACTGCAGCCGGTGCTGTGCCAGCCGGACGGCACCATCATCGCCGGGGAGCGGCGGTGGCGGGCGGCCACGCTCGTCGGCCTGCCCACGCTGGAAGTGAAGATTGCCGACGAGGTGCTGACCGACTCGCAGAAGCGGGTGTGGCAGCTCGTGGAGAACATGCTCCGCGCCGACCTGACGGGCTACGAGCAGTGGACGGCGTGCGCGGAGCTGATGTGCATGAACGCAGGCTGGCAGATGAAGGACGCGGCCGAGGCGCTGGGCCTCGACCCCAGCACCATCACCCGCATCCTGTCGCCGTCGAAGTGCGTGCAGGAGTGGCAGGACGCGTTGCGCGACGGGAAGGTCGGGATTACCGACTGCTACTCAGCTAGCAAGCTGCCGCAGGAGAAGCAAGCGGGTCTTCTCGCGCTCAAGCTGTCGGGTGCCAGCCGCGACCATCTCGAAGCGGTGGTGAAGAAGGCTCGCAGCACCAGCGCGTCCACGGTCAAGCTGGCCAAGGTTCGCTGCCCGCTGTCCACGGGGACGGTGGTTACGGTGCAGGGCGCGGAGATGGGGCTGGATGAACTCATCGAGGCGCTTCAGTCGACGCTCGAAAGCGCCCGCCGCGCCAACAAAGAGCAAATCGACGTGAAGACGTGGGCGCGTGTGATGGCCGACAAGGCGAAGGTCGCGGTGTGA
- a CDS encoding GP88 family protein: MHTVRGLLVAGNEKLSSQAHHFDLPAGLTCPGKTKLCHGRCYARKGRFAFPQVQERLRWCHEQSKRDDFADRLVDELYRKGVLLMRWHCSGDVYSPGYARKMLDIIERSEHTKFWGYTRSWSVPTIAPVLKDIAALPNMQLWLSADAETGYPDEVPEGARVAWMQTDVEEDTREADLVFLDHPLRKLTLPLAVLEKACPTETPEGKKKGTTCATCRYCWTE, encoded by the coding sequence ATGCACACCGTTCGAGGTCTGCTGGTCGCTGGAAACGAGAAGCTTTCGAGCCAAGCTCATCACTTCGACCTGCCTGCTGGCCTGACCTGTCCTGGCAAAACCAAGCTGTGTCACGGCCGATGCTACGCGCGGAAAGGCCGGTTCGCCTTCCCGCAAGTTCAGGAGCGCCTTCGCTGGTGCCACGAACAGTCCAAGCGGGACGACTTCGCCGATCGCCTGGTCGACGAACTCTACCGCAAGGGCGTGCTGCTGATGCGCTGGCACTGCTCGGGTGACGTGTACTCCCCCGGGTATGCCCGCAAGATGCTCGACATCATCGAGCGGTCCGAGCACACGAAGTTCTGGGGTTACACCCGGAGCTGGAGCGTGCCGACGATCGCCCCAGTGCTGAAGGACATCGCAGCGCTACCGAACATGCAGCTCTGGCTGTCCGCCGACGCCGAGACGGGTTACCCCGACGAGGTGCCGGAGGGTGCGAGGGTGGCGTGGATGCAGACGGACGTGGAAGAGGACACGAGGGAGGCCGACCTGGTCTTTCTCGACCATCCGCTCCGGAAGCTGACACTGCCGCTCGCCGTGCTCGAAAAGGCTTGCCCCACTGAAACGCCGGAAGGCAAGAAGAAGGGGACGACCTGCGCGACGTGCCGCTACTGCTGGACGGAATGA
- a CDS encoding metallophosphoesterase family protein, with product MNLAWLTDIHLNFLRPPAQAAFVAMLADTAADAFVLTGDIAEADDVAVHLHAFADRVARPVYFVLGNHDFYRGSIAGVREKVRSLCSVTPNLHWLPDAGVVPLTDEACLVGHDGWGDGRFGDYHGSDVLLNDFGLIGEFGGFEEDPNERLAKLHALGDEAAAHFRSVLPDALARFRHVLVATHVPPFRESCWHEGKVSGDDWLPFFSCKAVGDVLFEVMAAAPDRTMTVLCGHTHGYGGVDILPNLRVLTGGAKYGRPEVQRLIELSGQGG from the coding sequence ATGAACCTCGCCTGGCTTACCGACATCCACCTCAACTTCCTGCGCCCGCCCGCGCAGGCGGCCTTCGTTGCCATGCTCGCCGACACGGCGGCCGATGCATTCGTCCTCACCGGCGACATCGCCGAGGCCGACGACGTCGCGGTTCACCTTCACGCATTTGCCGACCGAGTTGCTCGCCCGGTGTACTTCGTCCTCGGCAACCACGACTTCTATCGAGGTTCGATTGCCGGCGTGCGGGAGAAGGTGCGGTCGCTATGCTCGGTCACTCCGAACCTGCACTGGCTGCCCGATGCGGGCGTGGTGCCGCTCACCGACGAGGCGTGCCTGGTCGGCCACGACGGCTGGGGTGACGGGCGGTTCGGCGACTACCACGGTTCCGACGTACTGCTGAACGACTTCGGGCTGATCGGGGAGTTCGGCGGGTTCGAGGAAGACCCGAACGAACGGCTGGCCAAGCTCCACGCCCTCGGCGACGAGGCGGCCGCACATTTCCGCTCCGTGCTGCCGGACGCGCTCGCCCGGTTCCGGCACGTCCTCGTGGCGACGCACGTTCCGCCGTTCCGCGAGTCCTGCTGGCACGAGGGGAAGGTCTCCGGCGACGACTGGCTGCCGTTCTTCTCCTGCAAGGCGGTTGGGGATGTACTGTTCGAGGTGATGGCGGCCGCGCCTGACCGGACAATGACCGTGCTGTGCGGCCACACTCACGGCTACGGCGGGGTGGACATCCTGCCGAACCTTCGCGTGCTCACCGGCGGCGCGAAGTACGGGCGGCCGGAGGTTCAGCGGCTCATCGAACTCAGCGGGCAAGGTGGTTGA